One genomic region from Ornithinicoccus hortensis encodes:
- a CDS encoding glycoside hydrolase family 3 protein codes for MTRPLRLLVPLVVLGVLAAGCAGSGDADRGAGSGPTPAPTTPTGEATGDSGAGATAEPPDGETTSGPGEDTSTGTSSGGEATDAPPAISGRPSPEELDRARREVSELSLEELAGQLVVASYGGTDAQGAADLVGRYHLAGVITLGDNVPEDPEQRVGALQDLTAAVDGAVAADGRDWPAFLGIDQEGGPITRVGAPLPRWPSGMALGAAGDPGLAHAVAAASGEQVRALGYTVVFAPVADVTSGPDDPTIAARSPGADPVLVAEIAGAQADGYADAGLVPVAKHFPGHGSVTADTHLGSAVQDADLATLRARDLVPFEALADQGIPAMMTAHIEVQALDPGRPATLSEPVLTGLLRDDLGFDGLIITDALNMGAIVNTYGTGDAAVLAVQAGADVLLMPADPGAATAALVGAVQDGTLERERLEESAARVVATLRQGEEVPAPDPGVIGSGHDLAVAAAAASITQLDGTCGDRLVGDAIQVVGGTETDRARLAAAAEQAGLGTGSGDVVALVGAPTYQAGGGGGGTDGVTGDVVVALDVPYPLAASTARTARLAAYGRDEATFEALVRVLLGEAEAAGQLPVPVGDLPIGSGCD; via the coding sequence ATGACGCGGCCGCTCCGGCTGCTCGTGCCGCTGGTCGTGCTGGGGGTGCTGGCCGCCGGGTGCGCCGGGTCCGGCGACGCGGACCGGGGGGCGGGCTCCGGCCCGACGCCCGCGCCGACGACCCCTACGGGCGAGGCCACGGGAGACTCCGGGGCCGGCGCCACCGCCGAGCCGCCGGACGGGGAGACCACCTCGGGACCCGGGGAGGACACGTCGACGGGGACCTCGTCGGGCGGGGAGGCCACCGACGCGCCACCGGCCATCTCCGGTCGGCCCTCGCCGGAGGAGCTGGACCGGGCCCGCCGCGAGGTCAGCGAGCTGTCCCTGGAGGAGCTCGCCGGCCAGCTGGTCGTGGCCTCCTACGGGGGCACCGACGCCCAGGGCGCCGCGGACCTGGTGGGTCGCTACCACCTGGCCGGCGTGATCACCCTCGGGGACAACGTGCCGGAGGACCCGGAGCAGAGGGTGGGGGCACTCCAGGACCTCACGGCGGCGGTTGATGGTGCCGTGGCGGCCGACGGACGGGACTGGCCGGCGTTCCTGGGGATCGACCAGGAGGGTGGCCCGATCACCCGGGTCGGTGCTCCCCTGCCCCGGTGGCCCTCGGGCATGGCACTGGGAGCCGCCGGCGACCCGGGGCTGGCCCACGCCGTGGCAGCCGCCTCGGGGGAGCAGGTGCGGGCCCTCGGCTACACGGTGGTCTTCGCCCCCGTCGCGGACGTCACCTCCGGTCCCGACGACCCCACGATCGCCGCGAGGTCGCCGGGGGCCGACCCGGTCCTGGTCGCCGAGATCGCCGGGGCACAGGCCGACGGGTATGCCGATGCCGGGCTGGTCCCCGTCGCGAAGCACTTTCCGGGGCACGGGTCGGTGACCGCCGACACCCACCTCGGGTCGGCCGTGCAGGACGCGGACCTGGCGACCCTGAGGGCCCGGGACCTGGTGCCCTTCGAGGCCTTGGCGGACCAGGGGATCCCGGCCATGATGACCGCGCACATCGAGGTGCAGGCGCTCGATCCCGGGCGACCCGCGACCCTGTCCGAACCGGTCCTGACCGGCCTGCTGCGCGACGACCTGGGCTTCGACGGGCTGATCATCACCGACGCGCTCAACATGGGGGCCATCGTCAACACCTACGGGACCGGCGACGCGGCGGTCCTGGCGGTGCAGGCCGGCGCCGACGTCCTCCTGATGCCCGCCGACCCCGGGGCCGCGACGGCCGCCCTGGTCGGCGCGGTGCAGGACGGGACGCTGGAGCGCGAGCGGCTCGAGGAGTCGGCCGCACGGGTCGTGGCCACCCTGCGACAGGGCGAGGAAGTGCCGGCGCCGGACCCGGGCGTCATCGGGAGCGGGCACGACCTCGCGGTCGCGGCGGCCGCCGCCTCGATCACCCAGCTGGACGGTACCTGCGGCGACCGACTGGTGGGTGATGCCATCCAGGTGGTCGGTGGCACCGAGACGGACCGGGCACGACTGGCCGCGGCGGCGGAACAGGCCGGCCTGGGCACCGGTTCCGGCGACGTCGTGGCCCTGGTCGGCGCTCCCACCTACCAGGCCGGTGGGGGAGGCGGCGGGACCGACGGTGTCACCGGGGACGTGGTCGTGGCCCTCGACGTGCCCTACCCGCTGGCCGCGAGCACGGCCCGGACCGCCCGGCTGGCCGCCTACGGCCGGGACGAGGCCACCTTCGAGGCCCTGGTCCGGGTGCTGCTGGGTGAGGCCGAGGCGGCCGGTCAGCTGCCGGTGCCGGTCGGTGACCTCCCGATCGGGTCGGGCTGCGACTGA
- the tsaD gene encoding tRNA (adenosine(37)-N6)-threonylcarbamoyltransferase complex transferase subunit TsaD gives MAEPLVLGVESSCDETGVGLVRGTTLLGHAVASSVEEHVRFGGVVPEVASRAHLEAMVPTLDRACAEAGVRLRDVDAIAVTSGPGLAGALLVGVGAAKALGIALDRPVYAVNHLAAHVAVDILEHGPLPTPTMALLVSGGHTNLLLVRDIASDIQSLGTTIDDAAGEAFDKVARVLGLPYPGGPHIDRAARDGTPSIRFPRGLTSGRDMERHRYDFSFSGLKTAVIRWVQATERAGEGVPVADVAASFQEAVADVLTRKAVLACREHDVHDMVLGGGVAANSRIRGLIEQRCAEAGIRLRVPRPGLCTDNGAMVAALGAQVLRAGQDPSPADFPADSSLPVEQVRG, from the coding sequence ATGGCTGAACCGCTGGTGCTGGGCGTGGAGTCCAGCTGTGACGAGACGGGGGTGGGGCTGGTGCGCGGCACCACCCTGCTCGGGCACGCCGTGGCGAGCAGCGTCGAGGAGCACGTCCGGTTCGGTGGGGTGGTACCCGAGGTGGCCAGCCGGGCGCACCTGGAGGCGATGGTGCCGACCCTGGACCGTGCCTGCGCCGAGGCCGGGGTCCGGTTGCGCGACGTGGACGCGATCGCGGTCACCAGCGGTCCCGGCCTGGCCGGGGCGCTGCTCGTGGGGGTCGGTGCGGCCAAGGCGCTGGGCATCGCGCTGGACCGCCCCGTGTATGCCGTGAACCACCTGGCGGCGCACGTGGCGGTGGACATCCTGGAGCACGGACCGCTGCCGACCCCGACGATGGCGCTGCTGGTGTCCGGGGGACACACCAACCTGCTCCTGGTCCGGGACATCGCCTCCGACATCCAGTCGCTCGGCACCACGATCGACGACGCGGCCGGGGAGGCCTTCGACAAGGTGGCCAGGGTGCTCGGGCTGCCCTACCCTGGGGGGCCGCACATCGACCGGGCGGCCCGCGACGGCACGCCCTCGATCCGGTTCCCGCGCGGGCTCACCTCCGGCCGGGACATGGAGCGGCACCGCTACGACTTCTCCTTCTCCGGGCTCAAGACGGCGGTGATCCGCTGGGTCCAGGCCACCGAGCGCGCCGGTGAGGGCGTGCCGGTGGCCGACGTGGCCGCCAGCTTCCAGGAGGCCGTGGCCGACGTGCTCACCCGCAAGGCGGTGCTCGCGTGCCGGGAGCACGACGTCCACGACATGGTCCTCGGTGGTGGGGTCGCGGCGAACAGCCGGATCCGGGGACTCATCGAGCAGCGCTGCGCCGAGGCCGGGATCCGGCTGCGGGTGCCCAGGCCGGGCCTCTGCACGGACAACGGCGCGATGGTGGCCGCCCTGGGAGCCCAGGTCCTGCGGGCCGGTCAGGACCCGTCACCGGCCGACTTCCCGGCCGACTCCTCGTTGCCCGTGGAGCAGGTGCGCGGATGA
- the rimI gene encoding ribosomal protein S18-alanine N-acetyltransferase, with amino-acid sequence MSAPTSAVVRPMRWTDLPAVSALEARLFPEDAWSTGSWWAELAGRPRRDYVVLGDSAGTVLGYAGLDLAPDVADVMTVAVDPDRQGAGLGRLLLGALVDRATAQGVRSLMLEVRADNAPAIRLYERHGFVPVHTRRGYYPGGVDALVMRRDVTRQGTGVLPGEVSVDG; translated from the coding sequence GTGAGCGCCCCCACGAGCGCCGTCGTGCGCCCGATGCGCTGGACGGACCTGCCGGCGGTGAGCGCGCTGGAGGCGCGGCTGTTCCCCGAGGACGCCTGGTCGACGGGGAGCTGGTGGGCCGAACTGGCCGGCCGTCCACGGCGCGACTACGTGGTGCTCGGCGACTCCGCCGGGACCGTCCTGGGTTATGCCGGCCTCGACCTCGCCCCCGACGTGGCGGACGTGATGACCGTCGCGGTCGATCCCGACCGGCAGGGCGCCGGTCTCGGCCGTCTGCTGCTTGGCGCGCTCGTCGACCGGGCGACCGCGCAGGGGGTGCGCTCCCTGATGCTCGAGGTCCGGGCCGACAACGCGCCGGCCATCCGGTTGTACGAGCGCCACGGGTTCGTCCCGGTGCACACCCGTCGTGGCTACTACCCGGGCGGGGTCGACGCACTGGTGATGCGACGGGACGTGACCCGACAGGGCACGGGGGTACTCCCGGGAGAGGTGTCGGTCGATGGCTGA